Below is a genomic region from Culicoides brevitarsis isolate CSIRO-B50_1 chromosome 2, AGI_CSIRO_Cbre_v1, whole genome shotgun sequence.
ctTACTTGTTTAAAAGTAATCCCCGAATCTTATCTAAATCCTGTTGGAATGCTTGAATTTCGCGTTTAACCATTTCCGTTTGATTACTTTTGGCAATATCAGCTTTGATGTCGTTGATTTCCTTGAAAAGCATTTTCAAGTCGTTCTCGACGCGCGTCGTGAATTCGTCAAGTTTTTGCTCTACCGTCTTTGGTTTTCGCGATCCAAAGAGAAAAGGTTTGATAAAGTTTTGGATCACATAATAAACGCCGTACATTAAGCTACTGACAAGCGCCAAGGAACCAAAGAGACTTTTGATCTTCGTGAAGGTCGACACAGCATTCGGAGGTTGCACAATTAAACTGTGACGATCCATGTTGATGATTGTATGAGATGAGCTTTGTTGGGTCtcattgttattattgctgttattattgttgttaggGAGGAAGATTCCAGCACGAACGGAAGCAACTTCGATCTCTTTGTCGGTTAGTCCTTTGTTTCGAAGGAATTTTTGCTTCTGTGACAACGTACATCGCTTCACATTCGGGTTTGTGAGGAAATTTACCGCAGTGATAATCTAATAAAAACGAATAATTTCATTagaattgattgatttttgagtTTTCAAAGAGTTACCAAGTCTTCACGCAAGTTGAGAGCTTCGGGATCATCATTATTGGTTGAAATCCGATccattttaacagaaaaaaacaaggaaaCTCCTGTTTTTTGGGTCAATTCGTGATTTTTCCCGAACAGGATCAAAGGTTTGTCAAGTTGTCAAATTTCGCTTTTTATCACTCCGAAGAAGTTTGACACTTTTGACAATGAATGGTTCGTTTCTGTCACTTGTGCAATCCCTTAAGGCATtctgataagaaaaatttgaagttttcgaGAGGTTTTTGTGTCTGTCTGTTTCTACTTGggtatgaatttaaattatatgaatgaaaaaataaaaattcgtttaaaaatttaactttgaaaacattttatattgattatttattgaagaaataatttaataaaatttttaaatgatggcttttctaaatttaaatttttgaatattctttcttttaattgatattgacacgaaatttgttcttttattttgaaatttgttggtatcttgaatatttttagtttttcttgaTGATATGTTCTCTCCATGATTTGCCTTTAATCTTCTTCCTCAAAAGGAATTATTATGGACTTTTGCTTACAATTTGGTTTGCCTTATTAAGCGATGCAATTCAAATTGAAATGCATAactggataaaaattaaaacatcatGCGAAGATCGTCACAAAGATTGGACAAAGGCGTCTCCTTCATATTACAATACTTCATTTGAAGCACAAGTCGTATATTTCTTTTCTCTTCCCATGTTCatgagttaattttaataaatattcgttACTTAAAGCAGGTACTTGTGCATCggttttcttgtctttttggCTGGATTATAAAGAGTCATGCGCTCAATACCAATGACGACACCCTTTGTTGCCTCTTTAATatgaattcacaaaaattgtttataaatcAAGCAAAATCTATTCAgcttaagtttttattattttgacatcTCCAAATTTGTACTTTTGCTAAAGCTTTATAGGCTGTATAAGATTTGTTTCTTTGACTTTCTTTGAAagtctttcaatttttatccaatatATGTTTCcttcaattaaatatatcATTCAAATATTCATTTGTAAAACAAGTCTCTAATATgaatctgaaaagaaaaaaaattattaaaaaaataatttgaaaaaattttaaaattaaaaaatacctaaattttaaaaaatttaaaaatttaaaaaaattataaagtaaaattttgaaaaaaatacgcttacgtcaaattacaaattttttcacgatGACACTCCACAAATTTTCTATATGTGTCATTTTTCTAGTCAGTACTGTGCaattataattgattttttcaaagtaaatattcTTAAGTAGTTTACAGCAGCGGACAATAAAGGAGCGAAGAAAAATCGGGGGGCATTAGTTCTTAACGAAACTCTtcaaaaaaccttcaaaaaccTCATTTAGACCTTAAATTGTAAggaatttcttcgtttttctccttcattcgttttttttgtgtgtattaaGAAATCTCGTGAATCATTATTCCAACATCGTAGTAGCAATCGTGTGTGTAATCGACTCGAATTGAATTGATTAGAGGACATacacataataattatttgttgcCTAATTGCCCAAAACAGTACTTAGTGCCGTTTAAGCATCAACCTTGTCTCGTCGTCGTCTGCGATAactttacaaagaaaaaaaaagtgccaaGAAAAATTCGAGAGCTCTTTCTACCTGAGTgagtttatgatttttttttaaaagacaacgaaaaaatttaaattcattcagaATCATTGACCCGATTCATTGTTTCAAAATCGAAGAAACGAGAGATGTGTCTATTGTtagaaagtttttataaaattatatagagGTTGCTATGATaagtgaacaacaaaaaaaaataatatacaaaaaaattcagagtAAGGGAGTCGTCAACGTAATTTGTTTATCTTACAAAACTTTCGGAGCAGTTCATTCAAAATTAGAATAATCTTCGAAAAACACGGTTTTCACGTACAAAGATAAACAGATAAGGTTCTCAAAGTTATCATCAGTTACTTTGTTTGTGCACTGACGAgactcgaaaaataattttttaggtcattgctgcacatttttttgataaaaacgaaaaaaaagggcaAAGGTCGAGttaattgcttaaaaaaaaaattgtgaatggaaaatttttgtatcttgAGCACAAAGAAAATTGTCGATTCACGTTATTTCCTGTCAGTTCGGTTCTCATTCTCTCGAAGTGAttcatttgtttaatttttttgtgttttttttgtaggaattAACACAAACAGTGCATCACGATGGGGCGATACAGCGGCAAAAAGTGTCGTCTCTTGACGATGATGTGGCTAAccacatttttcttcttcgtcgagATAATTGTGGGATATGTAACGAATTCTATGGCTCTCGTGGCTGACAGTTTTCACATGCTCGGCGATATAGCGGCGTTGGTGATATCTTTCTTATCGATAAAggtataaaacaataaatttttacgaccCTCATGTGCTAATTTTGTTCCTTTCTCACAGATGTCGCCGAAGAAATGGTCAAAAAACACCTTTGGATGGGCGCGCGCGGAAGTTTTGGGCGCATTAGTGAATGCCGTGTTCCTCGTTGCTCTGTGTTTTAGTATTACCATAGAAGCGTGCAAACGGTAAGTGTCGCAAATCGATTGAAAATCGCAAAATTGACgtctttttttgtagtttcatCGAAGAAGAGCACTTGCATCAGCCAAAATTAGTCGTAATTGTAGGAGTAATTGGATTGTTAGTTAATACATTGGGACTTGGATTGCTGTACGAGCATGGCGGGCATTCGCACAGCAGTTTAACGTCGAATCACGAAACTCTCGTCCATTTGGCGGATGACAATGAGAATAATTCCTTCGTGTACAAGGATAGCGCGAAGACAAATGCCAAAAATTCCCCACCGCCCGTCAAAAAATCGAGTCATGGGCATTCGCATGACCCGTCGCAAATGAATATGCGCGGAGCTTTCCTTCATGTGTTGTCGGATGCCCTTGGATCGATCATTGTGATCATCAGTGCaatggtaaaaattgattttttcatgaaaaaattaaaaatttaaaaatttttcattgtagaTTGTTTGGAAAACCGATTGGAAATACAAATATTACATGGATCCCGCGTTATCGATCGTTCTCGTCATCTTGATTCTCCATTCTGTGTGGCCTCTGTTACGGGAATCCGCACTAATCCTCCTACAAACTGTGCCAACACATATACAAGTAGATGCAATCCAACAAAGACTGCTGGAGAAAGTCGATGGCGTACTTGCGGTGCACGAATTTCACGTTTGGCAATTGGCGGGCGATCGAATTATTGCTTCAGCTCACATTAGGTACTTCATTTCtttctctaaaataaaaaaaaaaaaataataattttgaaaaaaaaaaattttagatgtcGAAACTTGTCAGAATACATGAAAATTGCGGAAAAAGTAAAGGAATTTTTCCATCACGAAGGCATCCATTCAACCACAATCCAACCGGAATTCGTCGAAATCGAGTCGTATAATTCCTGCAGCGGATCGGATGGCGTATCGACGTGTTTGAATGTCAGTGCGAGCGATTGTTGCGAGATTCCGTGCCCCACAACCGAAAATTCAAGCTGTGTAAAAGCTACTTGCTgccaaaataataacaaagtgagtttttttgccgtggtttttgcttgaaattgtgactaaaaagattttttttttgcatagaaTCAACTGCCATCTCCAAGCAGTTCTCCCCTCTTATGTCGCCAAAGACCGAATAATAGAACTAACAATAGTAAAGATGTTGAAACaggtgatttttaaaaaattttttcgacgaaaattgaattttttatgatttttgtgtctttttaggTTCGCTTTTAGAAGAGCAAACGACGAGTTCTGTACCAAAGGATGCGAAAGATAACCTCGATCAAAGCTTGAAAGTTTGACGGACAGATTTAgtattaaatctttaaaaaaaaatgaacgtaaAATGTAGATTTTAGGAGATAAACACTgttacaaacaaaaagaaaacatttacaGAAGTGAGCAGCAGACAAAGTATTTTATAAGTGTAAGGAGATAATGTAGTTAAGATAATTACATCAcgtatgatattttttgtttcagaacaaaatttatgtatcattatataaaaaaaattgtttttacttAAACATTAACGAacgtcttttaattatttcgaggtttaaaatccaaatttccaaattttttgagtcCTTTCAGTATTTTAAcctgttggaaaatttttttgaaaaatcacaaaattttcccaaaaatgaaatttttaagaaaaaacatttttttaaactaaactcAACTATTCAcagtattttttgataattttttgacaaatttcaacaaaaatttgtaaatgtcaattcaaaaaattttccgttaaa
It encodes:
- the LOC134829088 gene encoding peroxisomal membrane protein PEX14, which codes for MDRISTNNDDPEALNLREDLIITAVNFLTNPNVKRCTLSQKQKFLRNKGLTDKEIEVASVRAGIFLPNNNNNSNNNNETQQSSSHTIINMDRHSLIVQPPNAVSTFTKIKSLFGSLALVSSLMYGVYYVIQNFIKPFLFGSRKPKTVEQKLDEFTTRVENDLKMLFKEINDIKADIAKSNQTEMVKREIQAFQQDLDKIRGLLLNKKQFASPSLPSMMPSIPQWQLDAAAAQDPEEEKNEDAGSGSSETKNSDSSLEIM
- the LOC134830218 gene encoding uncharacterized protein LOC134830218; the protein is MGRYSGKKCRLLTMMWLTTFFFFVEIIVGYVTNSMALVADSFHMLGDIAALVISFLSIKMSPKKWSKNTFGWARAEVLGALVNAVFLVALCFSITIEACKRFIEEEHLHQPKLVVIVGVIGLLVNTLGLGLLYEHGGHSHSSLTSNHETLVHLADDNENNSFVYKDSAKTNAKNSPPPVKKSSHGHSHDPSQMNMRGAFLHVLSDALGSIIVIISAMIVWKTDWKYKYYMDPALSIVLVILILHSVWPLLRESALILLQTVPTHIQVDAIQQRLLEKVDGVLAVHEFHVWQLAGDRIIASAHIRCRNLSEYMKIAEKVKEFFHHEGIHSTTIQPEFVEIESYNSCSGSDGVSTCLNVSASDCCEIPCPTTENSSCVKATCCQNNNKNQLPSPSSSPLLCRQRPNNRTNNSKDVETGSLLEEQTTSSVPKDAKDNLDQSLKV